The Streptomyces avermitilis MA-4680 = NBRC 14893 genome contains a region encoding:
- a CDS encoding LCP family protein: protein MSHVSTPQRRSTGETPRGRGGRGRKRPGGRRTGRKILLALLILVLAAAGTGYWLYSDLNNNIEGVDIDKALGDDRPEKLATSGQNILVLGSDSRAGKNASLNTGKVSGARSDTALVMHIPEGRKKAVAVSIPRDTLVTRPECAKSDGSTLASAKRVMFNSVYSQAGPACVVKTVEQMSGVRMDHFVEIDFAGFKGLVDAIGGVTVTVDQDIHDTSSGLDLTAGTHKLNGTQSLQFVRTRHGIGDGSDLGRIGLQQEFMLALLSEIKQQDLLGSPTKAYKIANNLTESLTTDSGLASLTKLAEFGRSMNGVDPSTMETIMLPVAYDKADPNRVVAAEPQATTLWKALRTDATIPESAKKSPATGGTSSAS, encoded by the coding sequence ATGAGCCATGTCTCGACGCCCCAGCGCCGAAGCACCGGTGAGACACCCCGCGGACGCGGCGGTCGCGGACGCAAGCGGCCCGGAGGCCGCCGAACAGGCCGGAAGATCCTGCTCGCCCTGCTGATCCTCGTCCTCGCGGCGGCCGGCACCGGCTACTGGCTCTACAGCGACCTCAACAACAACATCGAGGGCGTCGACATCGACAAGGCGCTCGGGGACGACCGGCCCGAGAAGCTGGCCACCTCCGGCCAGAACATCCTGGTCCTCGGCTCCGACTCGCGTGCCGGCAAGAACGCCTCGCTGAACACGGGCAAGGTCTCCGGGGCGCGTTCCGACACCGCTCTGGTGATGCACATACCCGAGGGCCGCAAGAAGGCCGTCGCCGTCAGCATCCCCCGCGACACCCTCGTGACCCGTCCCGAGTGCGCCAAGTCGGACGGCTCCACGCTCGCCTCGGCGAAGCGCGTGATGTTCAACTCGGTCTACTCGCAGGCCGGTCCGGCGTGTGTGGTCAAGACCGTGGAGCAGATGTCCGGGGTGCGGATGGACCACTTCGTGGAGATCGACTTCGCCGGGTTCAAGGGGCTCGTGGACGCCATAGGCGGTGTGACCGTCACCGTCGACCAGGACATCCACGACACGTCGAGCGGCCTGGACCTTACCGCCGGCACCCACAAGCTCAACGGCACCCAGTCCCTTCAGTTCGTCCGCACCCGGCACGGCATCGGGGACGGCAGCGACCTCGGACGCATAGGCCTCCAGCAGGAGTTCATGCTCGCCCTGCTCTCCGAGATCAAGCAGCAGGATCTGCTGGGCAGCCCCACGAAGGCGTACAAGATCGCCAACAACCTCACGGAGTCGCTCACCACGGACTCCGGTCTCGCCTCCCTCACCAAGCTGGCCGAGTTCGGCCGCAGCATGAACGGCGTCGACCCGTCCACCATGGAGACGATCATGCTTCCGGTGGCGTACGACAAGGCCGACCCGAACCGGGTGGTGGCCGCCGAGCCGCAGGCAACGACGCTCTGGAAGGCGCTCCGAACGGACGCGACCATCCCGGAGTCGGCGAAGAAGTCACCCGCGACCGGCGGGACGTCGTCCGCTTCGTGA
- the galE gene encoding UDP-glucose 4-epimerase GalE gives MTWLITGGAGFIGAHVVRTMLEAGERVAVYDDLSTGDPGRTPEGVPFVKGSTLDGGLLRRTLADLHITGVVHLAAKKQVAESVERPLYYYRENVHGLETLLDAAAETGVRNFLFSSSAAVYGMPDVKVVTEDTPCAPINPYGETKLAGEWLVRAAGRAHGMTTASLRYFNVAGAADERLADTGVFNLIPMVFEKLTQGTAPVIFGDDYDTEDGTCVRDFIHVEDIASAHLAAARALTGREPGSDLTVNIGRGEGVSVREMIELIGEVTGYGADAAPVSAARRPGDPARVVAAADRIQAELGWSARYDARAMVASAWAGWCARHPQARR, from the coding sequence ATGACTTGGTTGATCACAGGCGGGGCAGGGTTCATCGGGGCGCATGTCGTCCGCACGATGCTGGAGGCGGGCGAGCGGGTCGCCGTGTACGACGATCTGTCGACCGGAGACCCGGGCCGGACCCCTGAGGGAGTGCCCTTCGTGAAGGGCTCCACGCTGGACGGCGGGCTGCTCCGGCGCACCCTCGCCGACCTGCACATCACGGGTGTCGTTCACCTCGCGGCGAAGAAGCAGGTCGCGGAGTCGGTCGAACGCCCGCTGTACTACTACCGCGAGAACGTCCACGGGCTGGAGACCCTGCTGGACGCGGCCGCCGAAACCGGTGTGCGGAACTTCCTCTTCTCCTCCTCGGCGGCCGTGTACGGCATGCCCGATGTGAAGGTGGTGACGGAGGACACACCCTGTGCCCCCATCAACCCCTACGGCGAGACGAAGCTGGCGGGCGAGTGGCTGGTGCGTGCCGCGGGCCGCGCGCACGGCATGACCACCGCCTCCCTGCGCTACTTCAATGTCGCGGGGGCCGCCGACGAACGCCTCGCGGACACCGGGGTGTTCAACCTGATCCCGATGGTGTTCGAGAAGCTCACCCAGGGCACGGCGCCGGTGATCTTCGGTGACGACTACGACACCGAGGACGGCACCTGCGTACGGGACTTCATCCACGTCGAGGACATCGCCTCCGCCCATCTGGCCGCGGCGCGTGCGCTGACCGGCCGGGAGCCCGGCAGTGATCTGACGGTCAACATCGGCCGCGGTGAGGGTGTCTCCGTGCGCGAGATGATCGAGCTGATCGGCGAGGTGACCGGTTACGGTGCCGACGCGGCACCGGTGTCGGCCGCCCGCCGGCCCGGTGACCCGGCCCGGGTGGTCGCCGCGGCCGATCGCATCCAGGCGGAACTCGGCTGGTCGGCCCGGTACGACGCGCGCGCGATGGTCGCGTCGGCGTGGGCGGGCTGGTGCGCGCGGCATCCGCAGGCGCGGCGCTGA
- a CDS encoding ArnT family glycosyltransferase, producing the protein MLVEPLDAPRSVVAPRRERGYWSRLLPPLTVLACLTRVPSFVRPLWSPDEGYLAVQARMLAGGGELYETVVDRKPPLLPWLYQGAFAVCGSGSLTSVRVLAVLAQLLTAVLLASLARRRWGDGAGRTAGVLYLLASVGLNPQDAQAATFEVFMLPCTAAAMWCADRRRWGAAGAAVACAFLVKQTGGAVLVPVVWLLCRGGVSRTGLVRLGAGAIVPVLGAAVLTDPAGFVFWTVTGSGAYAAFTGSELHVLTRGLTNTAILAVACAGLIPPVVRVLRRARTGPAELWLWPASSAVAVLLGFHFFGHYFLQLIPPVALLATAALQALPRDRMVTAVFTSACCCTLFLTWGLLAPRSDLAHAERLADAVVRRTAPGDPVLVWGIHPETYWLADRAPASRYLTAGLLTNYSGGRDGPQVGERYAVEGAWPAFRAELAAHPPALIVDDSRDKPYRPERVPSLRRILAAGYEEVGRVEGAVLYAPASGRD; encoded by the coding sequence ATGCTCGTCGAGCCCCTTGACGCACCACGTTCCGTAGTCGCACCGAGGAGGGAGCGCGGGTACTGGAGCCGGCTGCTGCCCCCGCTGACGGTGCTGGCCTGTCTGACGCGCGTCCCCTCGTTCGTACGGCCGCTCTGGAGCCCCGACGAGGGCTATCTCGCCGTACAGGCCCGGATGCTGGCGGGCGGCGGAGAGCTGTACGAGACGGTCGTGGACCGCAAGCCGCCGCTGCTGCCGTGGCTGTACCAGGGCGCGTTCGCGGTGTGCGGCTCCGGGTCGCTCACCTCCGTGCGGGTGCTCGCGGTGCTGGCACAGCTGCTGACCGCGGTGCTGCTCGCGTCGCTGGCGAGGCGCCGCTGGGGCGACGGGGCGGGCCGTACGGCGGGCGTCCTGTATCTGCTGGCCTCCGTGGGGCTCAACCCCCAGGACGCGCAGGCCGCGACCTTCGAGGTGTTCATGCTGCCGTGCACGGCCGCCGCGATGTGGTGCGCGGACCGGCGCCGATGGGGCGCGGCGGGGGCGGCCGTCGCCTGCGCCTTCCTGGTGAAGCAGACGGGCGGCGCGGTGCTGGTGCCGGTGGTGTGGCTGCTGTGCCGCGGCGGTGTGTCACGGACGGGCCTGGTACGGCTGGGAGCCGGGGCGATCGTGCCGGTGCTGGGCGCGGCTGTGCTCACCGATCCGGCGGGCTTCGTGTTCTGGACGGTCACGGGATCGGGCGCCTACGCCGCCTTCACCGGCTCCGAACTCCACGTACTGACCCGGGGACTGACCAACACCGCGATCCTCGCGGTGGCCTGTGCCGGGCTGATTCCCCCGGTGGTCCGCGTCCTGCGCCGGGCCCGTACGGGCCCGGCGGAGCTGTGGCTGTGGCCGGCCTCGTCGGCGGTGGCGGTGCTGCTGGGCTTCCACTTCTTCGGCCACTACTTCCTGCAACTCATCCCGCCCGTCGCGCTGTTGGCGACGGCCGCGTTGCAGGCCCTGCCGCGCGACCGCATGGTGACCGCGGTGTTCACCTCCGCGTGCTGCTGCACGCTGTTCCTGACGTGGGGTCTGCTGGCGCCCCGCTCCGACCTCGCCCACGCCGAGCGCCTCGCGGACGCGGTGGTCCGCCGCACGGCACCCGGCGACCCGGTCCTGGTCTGGGGCATACACCCGGAGACGTACTGGCTCGCCGACCGTGCCCCCGCCAGCCGCTACCTCACGGCGGGCCTCCTCACCAACTACAGCGGAGGCCGCGACGGGCCCCAGGTCGGGGAGAGGTACGCGGTCGAGGGCGCCTGGCCGGCCTTCCGCGCGGAGCTGGCCGCGCACCCGCCGGCCCTGATCGTCGACGACTCCCGGGACAAGCCGTACCGGCCGGAGCGGGTGCCGTCGCTGCGGCGGATCCTGGCGGCCGGGTACGAGGAGGTGGGGCGGGTGGAGGGGGCGGTGCTGTACGCGCCCGCGTCCGGACGGGACTGA
- a CDS encoding amino acid permease produces MSSTLFRTKKVEQSIQDTEEPEHALKKSLSALDLTVFGVGVIIGTGIFVLTGKVAKENAGPAVSLAFVAAGIACGLAALCYAEFASTVPVAGSAYTFSYASLGELPAWIIGWDLVLEFALGTAVVAVGWSGYVRSLLDNAGWHLPDYLSGREGATGFGFDILAAALVLVLTVILVIGVKLSARVTTVVVAIKVTVVMIVIIAGAFFISGDNYKPFVPKAEHVAAGSGVKSPLVQLMFGWAPTNFGVLGIFTAASVVFFAFIGFDVVATAAEETKNPQRDMPRGILGSLLICTTLYVAVSIVVTGMQKYTRLSIDAPLADAFKATGHPWYAGVISFGAAVGLTTVCMILLLGQTRVFFAMSRDGLLPRFFSRVHPRFRTPHRPTILLGVIIAIVAGFTSLSELAELVNIGTLFAFVVVAIGVIILRHTRPDLHRAFRTPLVPLVPILSVLASLWLMLNLPAETWIRFAVWMVIGFVVYFLYGRSHSRLGREQAAAAGRTPTPSGGDIE; encoded by the coding sequence GTGAGCAGCACCCTCTTCAGGACGAAGAAGGTCGAACAGTCGATCCAGGACACCGAGGAACCTGAGCACGCGCTCAAGAAATCCCTGTCCGCGTTGGACCTGACCGTCTTCGGCGTCGGTGTCATCATCGGTACCGGCATCTTCGTCCTCACCGGCAAGGTCGCCAAGGAGAACGCCGGGCCTGCCGTCTCGCTGGCGTTCGTCGCCGCGGGCATCGCCTGCGGACTCGCGGCGCTCTGCTACGCGGAGTTCGCGTCCACGGTCCCGGTGGCGGGGTCCGCGTACACCTTCTCGTACGCCTCGCTCGGCGAACTGCCCGCCTGGATCATCGGCTGGGACCTGGTGCTGGAGTTCGCGCTCGGCACGGCGGTGGTGGCCGTCGGCTGGTCGGGGTACGTGCGCTCGCTCCTGGACAACGCGGGCTGGCATCTGCCCGACTACCTCAGCGGGCGCGAGGGGGCCACCGGGTTCGGCTTCGACATCCTCGCCGCCGCGCTGGTGCTCGTCCTCACCGTCATCCTGGTCATCGGCGTGAAGCTGTCCGCCCGGGTCACCACGGTGGTCGTCGCGATCAAGGTCACCGTCGTCATGATCGTGATCATCGCGGGTGCCTTCTTCATCAGCGGCGACAACTACAAGCCGTTCGTCCCCAAGGCCGAGCACGTGGCGGCGGGCAGCGGAGTCAAGTCCCCGCTGGTCCAGCTGATGTTCGGCTGGGCACCCACCAACTTCGGAGTGCTGGGCATCTTCACCGCCGCCTCCGTCGTCTTCTTCGCCTTCATCGGTTTCGACGTGGTGGCGACGGCGGCCGAGGAGACCAAGAACCCGCAGCGGGACATGCCGCGCGGCATCCTGGGCTCGCTCCTCATCTGCACCACGCTGTACGTGGCCGTGTCGATCGTCGTCACGGGCATGCAGAAGTACACCCGGCTCTCCATCGACGCCCCGCTCGCCGACGCCTTCAAGGCCACCGGACACCCCTGGTACGCGGGCGTCATCAGCTTCGGCGCGGCCGTCGGTCTGACGACGGTCTGCATGATCCTGCTGCTCGGCCAGACCCGTGTCTTCTTCGCGATGAGCCGCGACGGACTGCTGCCGCGGTTCTTCTCCCGCGTCCACCCGAGGTTCCGCACCCCGCACCGGCCGACCATCCTGCTCGGCGTGATCATCGCGATCGTCGCGGGCTTCACCAGCCTCAGCGAACTGGCCGAACTGGTCAACATCGGCACGCTCTTCGCCTTCGTGGTGGTCGCCATCGGCGTCATCATCCTCCGTCACACCCGCCCCGACCTGCACCGCGCCTTCCGCACCCCGCTCGTGCCGTTGGTGCCGATCCTGTCGGTCCTCGCCTCGCTGTGGCTGATGCTGAACCTGCCCGCCGAGACCTGGATCCGCTTCGCGGTCTGGATGGTGATCGGCTTCGTCGTGTACTTCCTGTACGGGCGCTCGCACAGCCGCCTCGGACGGGAGCAGGCGGCCGCGGCCGGTCGGACGCCGACGCCGTCGGGCGGCGACATCGAGTAG
- a CDS encoding CDP-alcohol phosphatidyltransferase family protein, with amino-acid sequence MTKLSLRAVQKLTVKKRDAWWTVLLVDPVATRMLIVLARFRFITPNRVTWAALFVGLAAAGFFLKGDPQSLLIGALLYHLSFILDCIDGKLARLKGNGTVFGGWLDYVFDRIRVLFCALALMGGQFLPTDDERYLVAALVVVFLDMLRYVDALQIYKMRMSMRTKIEKITKAREEEERAARGVPADAEGEQVVFMEDLLRDNPGAAAETLREEAGAANVVDLHEQFRDQFPWYTRVRRAMLRTRIRPHLISGIEFQMFIFIVGPLIGQILWTTVVSAALVMLFELVIMYKFWLSTRDFTRVMEELSPAPATVGTIAPHLHRGRHRRAAQEALLADERYRAPEAEDDPGFWPYPQPNVTPHGHDLPQQHDGLPHVPRQHAGAGPLPQYGTAQSGERRGAPGAWENSR; translated from the coding sequence ATGACCAAGCTGTCCCTGCGGGCTGTCCAGAAGCTGACCGTCAAGAAGCGGGATGCCTGGTGGACGGTCCTCCTTGTCGATCCCGTCGCCACGCGGATGCTGATCGTCCTCGCGCGTTTCCGGTTCATCACGCCGAACCGCGTCACCTGGGCCGCGCTGTTCGTCGGCCTGGCCGCGGCGGGCTTCTTCCTCAAGGGCGACCCCCAGTCCCTGCTCATCGGCGCGCTGCTCTACCACCTGAGCTTCATCCTCGACTGCATCGACGGAAAGCTGGCGCGGCTCAAGGGCAACGGCACCGTCTTCGGAGGCTGGCTCGACTACGTCTTCGACCGCATCCGCGTCCTGTTCTGCGCCCTCGCGCTGATGGGCGGTCAGTTCCTGCCCACCGACGACGAGCGCTATCTGGTCGCCGCGCTGGTCGTGGTCTTCCTCGACATGCTGCGCTACGTCGACGCGCTCCAGATCTACAAGATGCGCATGTCGATGCGCACGAAGATCGAGAAGATCACCAAAGCGCGTGAGGAGGAGGAGCGCGCCGCGCGCGGAGTCCCGGCCGACGCCGAGGGCGAGCAGGTCGTCTTCATGGAGGACCTGCTGCGGGACAACCCGGGCGCGGCGGCCGAGACCCTCCGCGAGGAGGCCGGCGCGGCGAACGTGGTGGACCTGCACGAGCAGTTCCGCGACCAGTTCCCCTGGTACACGCGCGTCCGCCGGGCGATGCTGCGCACCCGGATCCGGCCCCACCTCATCAGCGGCATCGAGTTCCAGATGTTCATCTTCATCGTGGGGCCGCTGATCGGTCAGATCCTGTGGACCACCGTGGTCTCCGCGGCCCTCGTGATGCTCTTCGAGCTCGTCATCATGTACAAGTTCTGGCTCTCCACCCGCGACTTCACCCGCGTCATGGAGGAGCTGAGTCCCGCCCCGGCCACCGTCGGGACCATCGCCCCGCATCTGCACCGGGGCCGCCACCGCCGTGCCGCGCAGGAGGCCCTGCTGGCCGACGAGCGGTACCGCGCACCGGAGGCCGAGGACGATCCCGGCTTCTGGCCCTACCCGCAGCCGAACGTCACCCCCCACGGGCACGACCTTCCGCAGCAGCACGACGGACTCCCCCATGTTCCCCGCCAGCACGCCGGCGCCGGGCCGCTCCCGCAGTACGGGACAGCCCAGTCCGGCGAGCGGCGCGGGGCACCGGGGGCGTGGGAGAACTCGAGATGA